CGGAGGTGGCCCGGCCCATCGGCCGCAGCGCCTCGTCGGTGGCCGAGAAGCGGATCGACTGGCCCTGGGCGGAGACCAACAGCAGGTCGTCGTCGGCCGAGCAGAGCACCGCGCCGACGAGTTCGTCGTTGTCACGCAGGTTCACCGCCACGATGCCGCCGCTGCGGTTGGAGTCGAAGTCCGACAGCCGCGACTTCTTGACCAGGCCGTTCTTGGTGGCGAGCACCAGGTACGGGGCGTCCTCGTAGGTCTTGATCTGGATGATCTGGGCGATCTTCTCGTCCGGCTGGAAGGCCAGCAGATTCGCCACGTGCTGACCGCGCGCGGTGCGGTTGGCCTCGGGCAGCTCGTAGGCCTTGGCCCGGTACACCCGGCCCTTGTTGGTGAAGAACAGCAGCCAGTCGTGGGTGGAGGTCACGAAGAAGTGCTTGACGATGTCGTCCTGCTTGAGACCCGCGCCCTGCACACCCTTGCCGCCGCGCTTCTGCGAGCGGTACAGATCGGTCTTGGTGCGCTTGGCGTAGCCGGTCTCGGTGATGGTGACGACCACGTCCTCGCGGGCGATCAGGTCCTCGTCGGCCACATCGCCATCGGCCGACACGATCTGGGTGCGCCGCTCGTCGCCGTACTTCTCCACGATCTCGGCCAGCTCGTCGCGCACGATCGCGCGCTGACGCTCCGGCTTGTCGAGAATGTCCTTGTAGTCGGCGATTTCGGCTTCGATGCGGGCCAGATCGTCGATGATCTTCTGCCGCTCCAGCGCCGAGAGCCTGCGCAGCTGCATGTCCAGGATCGCGGTCGCCTGGATCTCGTCGATGTCGAGCAGCTCCATCAGCCCGGTGCGCGCGGTGTCGGTGTTGGCCGACCGCCGGATCAGTGCGATGACCTCGTCCAGCGCGTCGAGCGCCTTCACCAGGCCGCGCAGGATGTGGGCGCGCTCCTCGGCCTTGCGCAGCAGGTACCTGGTGCGCCGGATGATGACGTCCAACTGATGGTTGACGTAGAGCCGGATCATCTGGTCCAGCCGCAGCGTGCGCGGCACGCCGTCGACGATGGACAGCATGTTGGCGCCGAAGCTGGTCTGCAGCTGGGTGTGCTTGTACAGGTTGTTCAGCACGACCTTGGCGACCGCGTCGCGCTTGACCGTCACCACGATGCGCAGGCCGACCCGGTCGGAGGACTCGTCGTGGATGTCGGCGATGCCCGCGATCTTGCCGTCCTTGACCTGCTCGGCGATCGCGTTGATGAAGTTGTCGGTGTTGACCTGGTAGGGCAGTTCGGTGATGACGATCGTGGTGCGCCCGCGATTGTCCTCCTCGATCTCCACCACACCGCGCATCTTGATCGAGCCGCGGCCGGTGGTGTACGCGTCGTGGATGCCCTGGGTGCCGACGATCAGGCCGGCGGTCGGGAAGTCGGGGCCCTTGATCCGCTCCATGCACGCGGCGAGGGTGGTCTCCTCGTCGGCGTCGTGGTTGTCCAGCGCCCAGTAGATCGCCTCGGCCAGCTCGGTGAGGTTGTGCGGCGGGATGTTGGTCGCCATGCCGACCGCGATGCCGTTGCTGCCGTTCATCAGCATGTTCGGCACACGGCTCGGCAGGACGACCGGTTCCTGGGTCTTGCCGTCGTAGTTCGGGATGAAATCGACCGTCTCGTGGTCGATTTCGCGCAGCATCTCCATCGCCAGCGGCGTGAGGCGGCACTCGGTGTACCGCATGGCGGCCGCGCCGTCGTTGCCGCGGCTGCCGAAGTTGCCCTGGCCGTCGACCAGCGGGTACCGCATGGCCCACGGCTGCGCCATGCGCACCAGGGTGTCGTAGATGGCCGAGTCGCCGTGCGGGTGGTAGTTGCCCATGGTGTCCGACACCGGGCGGGCGGACTTCACGTAGCCGCGATCGGGGCGGTACCCGTTGTCGTACATCGCGTAGAGGATGCGGCGGTGCACCGGCTTGAGGCCGTCGCGCACCTCCGGCAGCGCGCGGCCCACGATCACGCTCATCGCGTAATCGATGTAGCTGTTCTGCATCTCCTGCTGGATGTCGACCGGCTCGACGCGGTCGCCCGCGCTCTCCGGTGGCAGGGTGATGTCGGTCATGAGGTCTCCTTGTACGGGCTGACGTGCGAGAACGGCCGAGCGCCCGCGAGTCGCGCGGGCGCGTCAGGCGGCTACACGTCGAGGAAGCGGACGTCCTTGGCGTTGCGGGTGATGAAACTGCGGCGGGCCTCCACGTCCTCGCCCATCAGCACGCTGAACAACTCGTCGGCCGCGGCCGCGTCGTCCAACGTCACTTGACGAAGCACCCGGACACTGGGATCCATGGTGGTCTCCCAGAGTTCCTTCGGGTTCATCTCACCCAGACCCTTGTAGCGCTGGATGCCGTCGTCCTTGTTGATCTTCTTGCCCGCGGCCAGGCCGCGCTCGAGCAGGCCGTCGCGCTCGCGGTCGGAGTAGGCGAACTCCGGCTCGCTGCGCTGCCACTTCAGCTTGTACAGCGGCGGCTGGGCCAGGTACACGTGACCGTGCTCGACCAGCGGGCGCATGAACCGGAACAGCAGCGTCAGCAGCAGCGTCGAAATGTGCTGGCCGTCGACGTCGGCGTCGGCCATCAACACGATCTTGTGATAGCGCAGCTTGCTGATGTCGAACTCGTCGTGGATGCCGGTGCCGAACGCGGTGATGATCGACTGGACCTCGTTGTTCTTGAGGACCTTGTCGATGCGCGCCTTCTCGACGTTGATGATCTTGCCGCGCAGCGGCAGGATCGCCTGGTACATCGAGTCGCGGCCGGACTTGGCCGAGCCACCGGCGGAGTCGCCCTCCACGATGTAGATCTCGGACTTGCTCGGATCCTTGGAGCGGCAGTCGGCCAGCTTGCCGGGCAGCCCGCCCAGGTCGGTGGCCGACTTGCGGCGCACCAGCTCGCGCGCCTTGCGGGCGGCCACGCGCGCCTGCGCCGAAGACACCGCCTTCTGCACGATGGTCTTCGCGTCGGCGGGGTTGGCCTCGAACCAGTGCGTGAGGTGTTCGTTGCAGGTGCGCTGCACGAACGACTTCACCTCGGTGTTGCCGAGCTTGGTCTTGGTCTGGCCCTCGAACTGCGGCTCGGCGACCTTGACGCTCACGATCGCGGCCAGGCCCTCGCGGATGTCGTCACCGGTGAGGTTGCCGTCCTTCTCCTTGAGGAGCTTCTTGTCCTTCGCGTACTTGTTGACCACCGTGGTCAGCGCCGCGCGGAAGCCTTCCTCGTGGGTGCCGCCCTCGTGGGTGTTGATGGTGTTGGCGAAGGTGTGCACCGACTCGGAGTAGCCGGAGTTCCACTGCATCGCGACTTCGAGCTCGTGCCCGGTGCCCTTGCCGGTGAACGAGACCACCGAATTGTGGATGGCCTGCTTGGTCCGGTTGATGTGGCGGACGAAGTCCTCCAGACCGCCCGGATAGTGGTAGGTCCGCGTCTTGACCTTGTGCTCGGAGGCTGCTTCGCCGGTCGGTTCACCGTGCTTGGGCGCCTCGGCGGTCTCGCTGACGATTTCGTCGGTGACGTCGGACTCGGAGACCCGCTCATCGGTCAGGGTGATGGTGAGGCCCTTGTTCAGGAACGCCATCTCCTGCAACCGCCGGGCGACGGTCTCGAAGTTGTAGGTGGTGGTCTCGAAGATCTCCGGGTCGGCCCAGAATCGGACCGTGGTGCCGGTGCGGTCGGTCGGCTCCCCCTTGACCAGCTTGGACGGCGTGGCCTCCTTGTAGGTCTGGCTCCAGTGGTAGCCGTCGACGTCGATCTCCACCTCGACCCGCGAGGACAGCGCGTTCACCACGGAGATACCGACACCGTGCAGGCCACCGGAGACCGCGTACGACTCGGAGTCGAACTTGCCGCCCGCGTGCAGCTGGGTCATGACGACCTCGACGGTCGGGATGCCCTGGGCGTGCATCTCCACCGGGATGCCGCGGCCGTCGTCGACGACCTCGACGCCGCCGTCGGCCAGGAGGGTGACGTCGACCCGGGTGGCGTAGCCGGCCATCGCCTCGTCGACGGAGTTGTCGACGACCTCCCAGATCAGGTGGTGCAGACCGCGCTCACCGGTGGAACCGATGTACATACCGGGACGCTTGCGAACCGCCTCGAGGCCTTCGAGAACGGTGATGGAGGAGGCACCGTAGTTCGTCGACTTGGAGCCCGATTCGTTGGAGTGCTTGGCAGCCACTGGTCGGTAGCTCTCCTTACTTGCTGACCTCCGCGTGGCGATCGCACAACACACCTGCGGCCCGAGGTCCGACTGGTCGAGATTACGGGCCCACCGTGGGGCTGAGCGGAACGCGCCGAAGGTTCGCCGCTAGTTACCTCTCCATCCTACTGGTAGGCCCGAACCAGAATGCACCTCCGACACCCCTGACAGGTCCGTGAGTGCGAGAAATCGATCACCGGCGGGTCCGCTCCGCCTCCCGGCCGTTTCCGGCACTCTCAGCTGGGCTCAGACTGCCCCGGCCGAGCAGTGCCGGTGCCGGCTCGCGCGGTGATCGCCTCGATGTAGTCGGCGGTGCGCCCGGCCACCTCGTCCGGATGGGAGAGCGGCGACCAGTGCCGCGCCCGGATCTCGGTGCGGGTGAGGTCGCGCACCCAGCGCTCGGCCTCCTCGTGCACCACCGGACGCACCGCACGGTCACCGGTGGCGATGAGCACCTGCACCGGCACCTCCACCGGGCGCGGACGCGGGTGACGCAGGCGCGCACGGATATTCGCGCGGTAGAGCTTGAGGTTGTTGATCATGTCGGCGGGCAGCGTCGGCGCGGCGGGCACCGCGGCCGCGTCGAGACCGTCGAAGAAGGCCAGGAAACGCGGCCAGCGGCGCGACAGCAGCCGCATGACCGGGACCGGCAGCCCCGGGATCTGGAAGGCGACCGTGTAGGCCGACGCCACGCCCTGCTCCAAGGCCCCGCGCAGCCGCCGCGCGGAGACCGGCCCGCGCAGGTAGGCGCCGAGGAAGTCCAGGTTCGGCCCGGACAGCGAGGTGAACGAGGCGATCCGCTCGGCCGCGCCGGGCGTGCTCACCACCTCCCAGCCGATCACCGAACCCCAGTCGTGACCGAGGATGTGCACGCGCTCGCCCGGGACCACCGCGTCCAGGACGGCCCGGACATCGGCGGCCAGTTCCTCGATCCGGTACGCGGCGACCTCGGCCGGCACCGTGCTCGCGCCGGCGCCGCGATTGTCGAAGGCGATCACGCGGAAACGGCCGGCGAGCCGCGCGGCGACCTCGTTCCAGAGCAGGTGCGTGTCGGGCCAGCCGTGGATCAGCAGGAGCGGCGGCGCGGCGGGATCACCGCACTGGAAGACGGCGAGCTCGATATCGCCGCGGCGGACGACGGTGCCCGAGGCGAACGGGCTCTCGGCGCGGG
This sequence is a window from Nocardia farcinica. Protein-coding genes within it:
- the gyrB gene encoding DNA topoisomerase (ATP-hydrolyzing) subunit B — protein: MAAKHSNESGSKSTNYGASSITVLEGLEAVRKRPGMYIGSTGERGLHHLIWEVVDNSVDEAMAGYATRVDVTLLADGGVEVVDDGRGIPVEMHAQGIPTVEVVMTQLHAGGKFDSESYAVSGGLHGVGISVVNALSSRVEVEIDVDGYHWSQTYKEATPSKLVKGEPTDRTGTTVRFWADPEIFETTTYNFETVARRLQEMAFLNKGLTITLTDERVSESDVTDEIVSETAEAPKHGEPTGEAASEHKVKTRTYHYPGGLEDFVRHINRTKQAIHNSVVSFTGKGTGHELEVAMQWNSGYSESVHTFANTINTHEGGTHEEGFRAALTTVVNKYAKDKKLLKEKDGNLTGDDIREGLAAIVSVKVAEPQFEGQTKTKLGNTEVKSFVQRTCNEHLTHWFEANPADAKTIVQKAVSSAQARVAARKARELVRRKSATDLGGLPGKLADCRSKDPSKSEIYIVEGDSAGGSAKSGRDSMYQAILPLRGKIINVEKARIDKVLKNNEVQSIITAFGTGIHDEFDISKLRYHKIVLMADADVDGQHISTLLLTLLFRFMRPLVEHGHVYLAQPPLYKLKWQRSEPEFAYSDRERDGLLERGLAAGKKINKDDGIQRYKGLGEMNPKELWETTMDPSVRVLRQVTLDDAAAADELFSVLMGEDVEARRSFITRNAKDVRFLDV
- the gyrA gene encoding DNA gyrase subunit A, with the translated sequence MTDITLPPESAGDRVEPVDIQQEMQNSYIDYAMSVIVGRALPEVRDGLKPVHRRILYAMYDNGYRPDRGYVKSARPVSDTMGNYHPHGDSAIYDTLVRMAQPWAMRYPLVDGQGNFGSRGNDGAAAMRYTECRLTPLAMEMLREIDHETVDFIPNYDGKTQEPVVLPSRVPNMLMNGSNGIAVGMATNIPPHNLTELAEAIYWALDNHDADEETTLAACMERIKGPDFPTAGLIVGTQGIHDAYTTGRGSIKMRGVVEIEEDNRGRTTIVITELPYQVNTDNFINAIAEQVKDGKIAGIADIHDESSDRVGLRIVVTVKRDAVAKVVLNNLYKHTQLQTSFGANMLSIVDGVPRTLRLDQMIRLYVNHQLDVIIRRTRYLLRKAEERAHILRGLVKALDALDEVIALIRRSANTDTARTGLMELLDIDEIQATAILDMQLRRLSALERQKIIDDLARIEAEIADYKDILDKPERQRAIVRDELAEIVEKYGDERRTQIVSADGDVADEDLIAREDVVVTITETGYAKRTKTDLYRSQKRGGKGVQGAGLKQDDIVKHFFVTSTHDWLLFFTNKGRVYRAKAYELPEANRTARGQHVANLLAFQPDEKIAQIIQIKTYEDAPYLVLATKNGLVKKSRLSDFDSNRSGGIVAVNLRDNDELVGAVLCSADDDLLLVSAQGQSIRFSATDEALRPMGRATSGVQGMRFNAEDELLSLNVVRPGTYLLVATSGGYAKRTAIEEYTAQGRGGKGVLTIQFDARRGTLVGALIVDDDDELYAITSGGGVIRTAANQVRKAGRQTKGVRLMNLGEGDTLLAIARNADEPDAVDGGDDTGSSQQ
- a CDS encoding alpha/beta fold hydrolase codes for the protein MTATRAESPFASGTVVRRGDIELAVFQCGDPAAPPLLLIHGWPDTHLLWNEVAARLAGRFRVIAFDNRGAGASTVPAEVAAYRIEELAADVRAVLDAVVPGERVHILGHDWGSVIGWEVVSTPGAAERIASFTSLSGPNLDFLGAYLRGPVSARRLRGALEQGVASAYTVAFQIPGLPVPVMRLLSRRWPRFLAFFDGLDAAAVPAAPTLPADMINNLKLYRANIRARLRHPRPRPVEVPVQVLIATGDRAVRPVVHEEAERWVRDLTRTEIRARHWSPLSHPDEVAGRTADYIEAITARAGTGTARPGQSEPS